The genomic DNA ATCCAGTCGGGGCCCAACAATCCGGTCGGCCTGGTTTGGATCGATCTGGCGATTCCGAGCTACGGGATCCACGGGACGCCTGAGCCCGAGAAGGTTGGGAAGACCGAGTCTCACGGCTGCATCCGCCTGACGAACTGGAATGCCCGCGACCTCGCCGCGCATGTGACACGAGGTGCCAAGGTCAGCTTCAAGGACGACTGAGGTGATGCGCGGCGCGGCCCCGGGCCGCCCTCGCGGCGCCGTCAGCACAAAAATGTATCATCGGTTAACATACCGCCCGGTCTGGGTGTCGGAACGGGCCAGGAACGCTTGACACATTGCGCATTACGGGCGACGCCTCAGGTTGTCTCGCGGGCTGACCCTCGGGCCGCGTTCACCCTTCCGGACGCTGCTCACGCGGTGCGCAAGGCCTGACCAACCGCATGGCAAGATCCCCGGCGACGGGGGCATTCGAAGGGAAGACGGCCCGGCGTGATTGCTGACCCCAACGACGACGTCCTCAACGGCGTCCGTGTTCTCGTCGTCGAGGACGAGGCCGCGATCTCGATGCTGCTGGAGGACATGCTCCTCGATTTCGGCTGTGCCGTGGTCGGGCCGGCCGCGCGTCTCTCCTCGGCGCTCGAGATGGCGTCGCAGGAGGCGTTCGAGGTCGCCATTCTCGACGTGAACGTGGCGGGCGAGCCGATCTACCCGGTGGCCGAGGCCATCGCCAAGCGCGATCTGCCGCTGGTCTTCTCGACCGGCTACGGCGGCGCCGGCATCCGCGAGCCGTTCCGCGACAGGCCCGTGGTCCAGAAGCCGTTCAGCCAGGCCGACCTGAAGCGCACCCTGATCGGGGCGATCCGCGCGGCCCGCGACTGAGAGCGGGGCGTTCGCGCAGGCAGGCTGAGGTCCCCGCGTCAGAGCCCCTCGATCGTGAAGACCCGCTCGACATGGGCGGGCCAGGCCCAATGCCCGACGAACACGGCGTCGGCCCGGAACGTCGCTCCGGCGCACCAGGCATTGCGACCGATCCAGGCCCGGACCGCGCGGGAGAATCGCCGCCGCTTGGCGCCGTCGATCGCCTCCCGGGCATCGTCGCGCTTCGCCCGCGCCTTGACCTCCACGAAGACGACGGTGTTCCAGCGCCGGACGACGAGATCGATCTCGCCGCCCGCGACGCTGACGCGCCGCCCGATCGGCCAGTAGCCTTTCAGCATCAGCGCGGCGAGCGCCAACCACTCGGCCCGGTGGCCGAACCGATAGGCGGCGCGGCGCCGGTCGGCCCCGTCCGGCAGAGCCCCGGTCATCCCGGGTCCCGCGCCAGCGCCAGCGCGCGCGCGTAGACGAGGCGCCGCGGCTGCCCGGTCTCGTCGGACACGAGGCTGGCGGCATCCTTGATCGAGTGCCGCTCCAGGGCCGCCAGGATCAGGGCGTCGAGGGCGGCGTCCGTGTCCGCGGTCCGCTCCGGCGCCGTCGCCGCACCGATGATCACCACGATCTCCCCCTTCGGCGGTCCTTCCTGGGCGAAGCGCGCGCTCAGGCTGCCCAGCGTATCGCGCCGGATGGTTTCGTAGAGCTTGGTCAGCTCGCGGGTCACGGCGGCGGGCCGCTCCGAACCGAGCACCGCGGCGGCGTCCGCCAGCATGTCGGGCAGGCGATGCGGCGACTCGAACAGGACCAGCGTGCCGGGAACCTGGAGCAGCGCCTCGAGGCGGTTGCGCCGCGCTCCGGCCTTCTGCGGCAGGAAGCCCTCGAAGAAGAAGCGATCCGTCGGCAGGCCCGCCGCGACCAGCGCCGTCATCACCGCGGATGGCCCCGGGACGGGCGTGATGGCGATCCCGGCCTCGATGGCGGCCTGGACCAGCTTGTAGCCGGGATCCGAGACGAGCGGGGTCCCGGCATCCGAGACCAGCGCCAGGGCCTCGCCGGCGCGCAGCCGCGCCACCATCCGCTCGCGCACCGCGTCGTTGGAATGCTCGTGATAGGCCAGGAGCGGCGTCGTGATCCCGTAATGCGCCAGCAGGTTCCGGGTGACGCGGGTGTCCTCGGCCAGGACCGCGTCGGCCGCCGCCAGGGTGGCCAGCGCCCGGATGGTGATGTCGCGCAGGTTCCCGATCGGGGTCGCCACGATGTGCAGGCCCGGGGACAGGGGCTCTGTCTCGCTCGCGAGCCCGAAGGCCGTGAAGGTCGTGCTGCGCGGCCGGTCGGGGGCGAGCTTCTGTGACGGAGCTCGGGTCGAGGCGGCGGGCCCCGGGTCGTCGAATCTGCGGGTCATCGCCGGCGATCTTGCCACACCCGCCGCCTCTCGTCGCGGCGGGGCCGCGCGACCGGGGGCAAGTCCGGGCCGCCGCGTTTACATTTGGGATCGTGCCGGTCAGGCTGCGGAGCCTGCCCGAAGGAGTACGCGCCATGGCGCGCCCGACAAGCGCGCGGGACCGTCTCGTGCGTGTCACCGCCCCGACCGCCGCGCTCTGCGCCGTCCTGCTGTCGCTCGGTGGCTGCATCGGCAGCGACCTCGCCCGGCGCGCGACCGGGCCGCAGGCCGAGCTGACCCCGCCGGCCGCCGTGCCGGGCGCGCCGGGCCCCGCGCCCACGCCGGCGCCGATGCCGGCCGCTGGCGGCGGCGGGCGCATCGGCGCGGGTTCGGTGAAGGTGGCCCTGGTGCTGCCGCTGACCGGCCAGGGTTCGACGGTGGGTGCCGCCATGCGCGACGCGGCGCAGCTCGCCTACGACGAGGCCCAGCAGCCCGACCTGACGCTCCTCGTCGAGGACGACCGGGGCAGTCCGGACGGCGCCCGGGAGGCGACCCAGGAAGCGCTGCGCCAGGGCGCCGAGATCGTCCTCGGCCCGCTCTTCGCCGGCAGCGTCCAGGCCGCCGCCGCCGTCGCCAGGACCGCCGGCAAGCCGGTGATCGGCTTCTCCACGGACGCGACCGTGGCGAATTCGGGCGTCTACCTGCTGAGCTTCCTGCCGCAGCCGGAGGTGGACCGCGTCATCGAGGACGCGGTCGCCGGCGGGAAGCGGTCCTTCGCGGCGCTGATCCCGGAGACGGCCTACGGCAACGCGGTCGAGGCGGAGTTCCGGGAGGTCGTCGCCCGGAAGGGCGCGCGGGTCGCCGCCGTCGAGCGCTACCCGGCGGGCGCGCCCGTCCCGGCGGTGGAGCGGCTCGCGCGGGTGATCGCCGGGCCCGGCGCCACCGCCGACGCGCTGTTCATCCCGGAGACCGCCGACGCGATGCCGACCGTGGCGGCCGCGCTGACGAAGGCGGGCTTCTCGCCGGCCCGGGTGCGCCCCCTCGGCACTGCCCTCTGGAACGAGCCGTCACTCTTCGCGCTGCCCGCCCTGCAGGGCGGCCGCTTCGCCTCGCCGGACCGCGTCGGCTTCTCGAATTTCAGCGCGCGCTACCAGGCGCGGTTCGGCACCGTCCCGCCCCGGGTGGCCTCCCTCGCCTACGACGCGGTGCTCCTCGCGGCGGCCCTGTCGCGGCGGTACGGCTCGCAGCGCTTCGCCGAGGCCACCCTGACCAACAGCCTGGGCTTCGCCGGCGTCGACGGGACGTTCCGGTTCCGGCCGGACGGTCAGAGCGACCGGTCCCTCGCGGTCTACGAGATCCGCAACAACGCCGCGACGCCCGTCAGCCCCGCGCCCCGGGTCCTCGCGAAGCCCGCGATCTGATCAGGCGGCGAGTTCGGCGACCAGCGCGTTCAGCACCGGCGCGCCCCGCGCCGTGGCGGCGATGCGGCCGCCGGGCAGCCGCTCCAGCAGGCCGTCCCCGATCAGCATGCCGATCCGGTTGCCGTTCAGCGGCCGTCCCTTGAGGGCCGCGTAGGTGTCGGGATCGATCCCCTCGCGCAGGCGCAGGCCCATCACCAGGAACTCGTCGGCCTGATCGGCTGCGGTGAGGATCTCGGTCTCGACGATCCCGTGGCCCTCGGCCTCGACCCGGGCGAGCCACGCCTCGGGCGATCGCTCCGTCACGGTTCCGAGCCGGCCCCCGGGCGTCACGAGCCGCCCGTGGGCGCCCGGACCGATGCCGGCGTACTCGCCGTAGCGCCAGTAGAGCAGGTTGTGCCGCGATTCGGCGCCGGGCCGCGCGTGGTTCGAGATCTCGTAGGCCGGAAGGCCGGCCCTCGCGCAGAGATCCTGGGTGACGTCGTAGAGGGCGCGGCCGACCTCGTCGTCCGGCGTCACCAGCTTGCCGGCGGCGGCGAGCCCGTGGAACGGTGTCCCGGGCTCGATGGTGAGCTGGTAGAGCGAGAGGTGCTCCGCGGCCCGCGCGAGCGCCTCGGCGAGCTCCGCCCGCCACAGCGCCGGCGTCTGGCCGGGCCGCGCGTAGATCAGGTCGAAGGAGGTCCGCGCGAAGGCCGACTGCGCCAGGGCGATCGCGTCCAGGGCCTGTGCCGTGTCGTGCAGGCGCCCCAGGGTCCGCAGCGAGGCATCGTCGAGGGCCTGGATGCCGAGCGACACACGGTTGACCCCGGCCGCGCGGTAGCCGTGGAAGCGGCCGGCCTCGACACTCGACGGGTTGGCCTCGAGGGTCACTTCCGCGTCCGGCGCGACCGCCCAGTGGGCCGCGACCGCGTCGAGCAGGCCGGCCACGGTCGCGGGCTGCATCAGCGAGGGCGTGCCGCCGCCGAGGAAGATGCTGGTGACGGTGCGGCCCGGCGTGCGGGCGGCATTGTGGGCGATCTCGGCGCGGAAGGCGGCGAGGAAGCGGGGCTCGTCCACGCCCGCGCGGCGGACGTGGCTGTTGAAGTCGCAGTACGGGCACTTCGCGGCGCAGAAGGGCCAGTGCAGGTAGATCCCGAAGCCCGCGTCGCGGGTCGGATGGTCCGGGCCGGTCGATGACATGATGGCGGGGATGTGAGCGCCCGCGCCCCGTTTGGCAAATCAGGCGCCGGGCGCGAGGCAGGCGCGGCTCAGCTCGACGAAGGCGCGGGCGCGGTGGGACAGGCCCCGCCCCTTCTGCCAGTCGACGCCGTGCTTCTCCTCGGCGGTCATCTCGCCGAAGGTGCGGTCGTGGCCGTCCGGCCGGAAGATCGGGTCGTAGCCGAAGCCCGCGGAGCCCTTCGCGGCGACGAGGTCGCCGAACACCCGTCCCTCGAACAGCTCGGTGTGTCCGTCCGGCCAGGCCAGCACCAGGGCGGACACGAAGTGCGCCCGGCGGTCGGCCGCGCCGCGCCGGTCGAGTTCGGCGAAGATCCGCGCCATCGCGCCGGCGAAGTCCTTGGTCGGGCCGGCCCAGCGGGCGGAGAAGATGCCCGGCGCCCCGTCGAGGGCGTCGACGCACAGGCCGGAATCGTCGGCGAAGGCCGGCAGTCCGGTGGCCTCGGCCGCAGCTTGCGCCTTGATGGCCGCGTTCTCGGCGAACAGGGTGCCGGTCTCATCGGGCTCGGGCAGGCCGAGTTCGCCCGCCGACACCGCCTCGATTCCGAACGGCGCGAGCAGCTCGCGCATCTCGGTGAGTTTGCCGGCATTGTGCGTGGCGATCACCACCTTCCCGGTCAGACGGCGGCTCACGCGATGGCCTCCTTCTGCAGGGCGACCAGCCGCTCCGTGCCGGCGCGGGCGAGGCCGAGGAGTTCGAGGAGCTGTTCCTGCGTGAAGGGCTCCATCTCGGCGGTGCCCTGCACCTCGACGATGCCGCCCCGGCCCGTGAGCACAAAGTTGGCGTCGGTCTCGGCCGCCGAATCCTCGGCGTAGTCGAGGTCGAGAACCGGCGTGCCCTTGTACAGGCCGCACGAGACGGCGGCGACGTGGTCGCGCAGCGGATCGACGGAGATGATCGAGCGCGTCCGCATCCAGGCGAAGCAATCGTGCAGCGCCACCCAGGCGCCCGTGATCGCGGCCGTCCGAGTGCCGCCGTCGGCCTGGATCACGTCGCAGTCGATCGTGATCTGGCGCTCGCCCATGGCCGGCAGGTTGGTGACGGCGCGCAGCGACCGGCCGATCAGCCGCTGGATCTCCTGGGTCCGGCCCGACGGTTTCCCGGAACCGACCTCGCGGCGGGTGCGTTCGTGCGTCGCACGCGGGAGCATGGCGTACTCGGCCGTGACCCAGCCCTTGCCGGAACCGCGCAGCCACGGCGGCGCGCGCTCTTCCAGGGACGCGGTGCAGAGCACCCGGGTGTTGCCGAAACTGACGAGGCACGAGCCCTCGGCGTAGCGCGAGACCGCGCGCTCCAGGCTCACGGGCCGCAACTCGTCGGCGGCACGCTTGGAAGGCCGCATCGCGGGCCCCTTCTGTCGAGAGTGTCGAGGGCCGCGCTCTTAGGCCGCCGCGCAACCACGGGCAAGCATCGCCGTGCGGATTGATCCGCGCGGGACGGTTGGACATGATCGGACCACAGGATGACCTCGTGACACACCCCAGTCCCAACTTCCCGAACGGCCAGTCCATGCAGGCGCTCGCCGCCCTCAACGAGCGTGCCCGGGAGATCTTCCGGCAGATCGTCGAGAGCTATCTCACCACCGGCGAGCCGGTCGGGTCCCGGAACCTGGCGCGCATCCTCCCGATGGCGCTGTCGCCGGCCTCGATCCGCAACGTCATGGCGGATCTGGAGCATTCCGGCCTGATCTTCGCCCCGCACACGTCCGCCGGCCGCCTGCCCACGGAATTGGGCCTGCGCTTCTTCGTCGACGCGATGCTCGAGCTCGGCGACGTCAGCCAGGACGAGCAGGCGCGGATCGAGGCGCAGATGCGCGCCGCCGCCTCGGGCCACACGTTCGACTCGGCCCTGGCCGAGGCCTCGACCATGCTGTCCGGGGTCTCCCGGGGCGCCGGGGTCGTCCTGACCACGAAGGCGAACGTCAACCTGAAGCACATCGAGTTCGTGCGCCTCGATCCGGCCCGGGCCCTCGTCATCCTCGTCTCGGACGACGGCTCGGTGGAGAACCGCCTCGTGGACCTGCCGCCGGGCCTGCCGGCCGGCGCGCTCCAGGAGGCGACGAACTTCCTGAACGCGCGCCTGCAGGGCCGCACGCTCGGCACGCTCCGCGCCGAGATCGAGGCCGGTCGCAAGGCGATGAAGCGGGAGCTCGACGCGATCACCGAGCGCCTCGTCGATGCCGGGCTCGCCACGCCGGTCGGCCCGTCGGAGGCGCGCCAGCTGATCGTGCGCGGGCAGGCCAACCTGCTCGACGACCTGCGCGCGGTCGAGGACCTCGAGCGCATCCGCCTGCTGTTCAACGATCTGGAGACCCAGAAGGACGTGATCGATCTCCTGTCCCGCGCCGAGGGCGGCGAGGGCGTGCGGATCTTCATCGGCTCGGAGAACAAGCTGTTCTCGCTGTCGGGCTCCTCGCTGATCGCGGCGCCGTTCCGCGACGGTTCGCAGAAGATCGTCGGCGTCGTCGGCGTGATCGGTCCGACCCGGCTCAACTACGCGCGGATCGTGCCGATGGTCGACTACACGGCGCGCGTGGTGTCGAAGCTCCTGGACGGCGGGCGGTAGAGGGCACCGGGCAGAGGATCCGCCCGGCGCACCGATCTTCCTGTGACCGCCCGCTCAGGCCGGGATCACGTCCACGATCTCGTAGGTGTCGGGATCGATGATCACGATATCGTCCCGCACGAGGATGAAGTCGTAACCTTCGTATTCCGGCACCAGCTCGATGATCGCCGGCGGCAGCCGGTGGAGGGTGATCGAGCGCGGGATCGCCGTGCCCACCGCCAGACCGAAGGCCACGTCCCGGAGCGGCGAGACGCCCAGGCGCGTGATCGAGCTGCGGAACTCGGTCCGCTGACGGGTATCGAGGCGGCCGACAGCGCCGCGGACGGCGCCGCGGTCGCGGGCGCCGGCGCGGCCACCCCGTTCCGCGGCCGGACCGCGATCGCCGCGCGCGGGACCGGCCGCGTCGCGGTTGCCGCGCTCGGGACCGGCGCCGGGCTCGCGCCCACCCCGCTCGCCCCGGTCCCCGCGATCGCCGGCACCGGGATTCGCGGCCGGCCCGCCCCGGTCCGCCGGTCCGTTGCGCTCGGCCGCGCCGCCCGGACGGCCCGGCCCCTCGGTACCGCGACCGGCGGCGCCGCCCGGCTCGGCGCCGCGCGGGCCACCCTCGGCCCCGCCGGGGCCGCGCATCGCCCCGCCCTCGGCCCCGCCGGCGCCACCCCGCATGCCGCCGCCCGCACCGCCGCCCGCACCGCCACCGGCCGGACCGGCGCCCGCACCGGCCGCGCCACCGGGACCGCCGGCGCCGCCGCCGCCGGGTCCGGCCCCGCCGCCGCCCGGGCCGCCCTGCGCGAACGCCGTCGCCGCTCCGGCGACGACGAGGGCCGCGGCGACCGTGTCTCTCAGAATCCGCTTCATGGCTTCTCCTCCTGGGGTGGTCGGAGCGCCATCGACGCCCACGCCGGGCCGCAACGGGGCCTCGGGGCGAACCGTTCCGTCCCGCGGCACTGTGGACGCGCGGCCGGTGACACGCGCCCGCGCTGTCCTCGGCTAAGTCGGATCACGGTCTTGCGATCAGGCGCGTCACCTGTAACGTCGCGCCGCACGAAGAAGAGACCGGTTTCGGCCGGCATCAAGATTGATCCACGGAGACGCCATGTCCGCCTCTCGAGACGATACGATCGGTATCGCACCGAGTGCCCTCGATGATGCTGCGGACCGGAAGCGCCGGATCTGGGCGATCGTCGGATCGTCCTCGGGCAATCTCGTCGAGTGGTACGACTTCTACTGCTACGCGTTCTTCGCGCTCTACTTCGCGCCGGCCTTCTTCCCGAAGGGCGATTCCACCAGCCAGCTCCTGCAGACCGCCGGCATCTTCGCGGTGGGCTTCTTCATGCGCCCGATCGGCGGATGGCTGTTCGGGCGCATCGCCGACCGGGTCGGCCGCCGGACCTCGATGGTCATCTCGGTGCTGATGATGTGCTTCGGCTCGCTGCTGATCGGCATCCTGCCGACCTACGAGCATGTCGGCACGCTGGCGCCCGTGCTGCTGCTCCTCGCCCGCATGCTCCAGGGCCTGTCGGTCGGCGGCGAGTACGGCACTTCGGCCACCTACATGAGCGAGGTGGCGATCAAGGGCCGGCGCGGCTTCTTCGCCTCGTTCCAGTACGTCACGCTGATCGGCGGCCAGCTCCTCGCCTCGCTGGTCCTGGTGCTGCTGCAGACGGTGATGACCGGTCAGGAACTCACCGCGTGGGGCTGGCGCATCCCGTTCTTCATCGGCGCCGCGCTGGCGGTCGTCGCGCTCTATCTGCGGCGCTCGCTGGCCGAGACGAAGGACAGCAGCGACAAGGAGACCGCCGGCACCTTCTCGGCGCTGGCCAAGCACTGGCGGGCGTTCCTGGTCGTGGTCGCCTACACGGCCGGCGGCTCCCTGAGCTTCTACACCTTCACGACGTACATGCAGAAATACCTCGTCAACACCGCCGGCATGCCGAAGACCTCGGCGTCGCAGACGATGACGGCGGTGCTGTTCGTCTACATGATCATCCAGCCGCTCTTCGGCGCGCTCTCCGACAGGATCGGCCGGAAGGCCAACATGCTGCTCTACAGCGGCCTCGGCACGCTCATGGTGGTGCCGCTGATGACGGCTCTCGGGACCAACAAGGACCCCTACCTCGCCTTCGCGCTGATCTCCCTCGGCCTCGCGGTGGTGTCGTTCTACACGGGCATCAGCGGCATCGTGAAAGCGGAGCTGTTCCCCACCAACGTCCGCGCCCTCGGCGTCGGCCTGTCCTACGCGGTCGCCAACGCCACCTTCGGCGGCACCGCCGAGTTCGTCGCCCTGTGGTTCAAGGACAACGGCATGGAGAGCACGTTCTTCTGGTACGTGACTGTCCTGATGGCGGTCGCCTTCGTGGCCTCGCTGATCATGCCGAACCCCAAGGTCCACGGCTATCTCGACGGCGCCGGCACCGTCGAGGAGGCGCTGGGCAAGAAACCCCGTCTCGCCCACGCCTGAACGAGGGCCGCCCGGCTGGACCGGGCCGGCCTTTCACGCTGATATGGCTCCCGCCGGGCGCGCCAGACGCCCGCGGGAGGACGCCATGTTCAGGAATGCCGCCGTCGGGGCGCTGGCCCTGCTCTGTCTCGCGACCGCAGCGCGCTCCGGGGCCGCCGAGCCGGGAACCGCCGACGCGCCGTTCAGGCCGACGCGGCCCGCGGGCTACCTCTTCGTCGGCGGCCGCTACGCCACGGCGGGCGGCAAGACGACGGCGTCCGGGCAGATGTTCGTGGAGTACCGCGCCCCGGAGCGGGTGACGCAGCCCTACCCGATCGTCCTGGTGCACGGCACCGCGCAGACCGGGACCAACTTCCTCGGCACCCCGGACGGGCGCCCGGGCTGGGCCGACCGCTTCGCCGCGAAGGGCTTCGCGGTCTACGTCGTCGACCAGGTCGGCCGCGGCCGCTCGGGCGGCGACCCGGACACCTACGGTCCCTACGCCCGCCTGCCCGCCGAGGATCTGGAGACGGTGTTCACCGGCCAGGAGCGCTTCGCGCTCTACCCGCAGGCGAAGCTTCACACGCAGTGGCCGGGCGGCGCGGGAGTCCGCGGCAACGCCGCCTTCGACCAGTTCTACCTCTCCCAGGTGCCCTACATCGCCAGCGCGCTGAAGAGCGAGGAACTGGTCGATCCGGCGCTGGTCGCGCTGCTCGAGACGATCGGCCCCGCGATCCTGCTGACGCACTCGCAGGCGGGCGTCTTCGGCTGGGCGGTCTCCGATCAGCGGCCCGACCTCGTGAAGGCGCACGTGGCCGTGGAGCCCAACGGACCGACCTTCTACGACATCCGCTTCAAGGGCGGCGCGGAGTGGTACGAGCGCGTCGGCGAGTCCCGGGCGCGGCCCTACGGCATCACCCGGGTGCCGCTGCACTTCGAGCCGCCGGTGAGCGGTCCGGCCGACCTGACGGTCGTCCAGGCCGAGAGCGCCGCCGCGCCCGACAAGATCCGCTGCTGGCTCCAGGCCGAGCCCGCGCGCCGGTTGCCGAACCTCGCCCGGGTCCCGGCGGTGATCGTCACCGCCGAGGCCTCGTTCCGGGCCACCATGGACGATTGCACGGCGGCCTTCCTGACCCAGGCCGGGGCGCGACCGGACCGGCTGGCGCTCGCCGAGCACGGCATCCGCGGCAACGGCCACATGATGATGCTGGAATCGAACAGCGACGCGGTGGCGGACGCGATCGTCGGCTGGATCCAGGGCCGGGTCCGGGC from Methylobacterium radiotolerans JCM 2831 includes the following:
- the rdgB gene encoding RdgB/HAM1 family non-canonical purine NTP pyrophosphatase; the encoded protein is MSRRLTGKVVIATHNAGKLTEMRELLAPFGIEAVSAGELGLPEPDETGTLFAENAAIKAQAAAEATGLPAFADDSGLCVDALDGAPGIFSARWAGPTKDFAGAMARIFAELDRRGAADRRAHFVSALVLAWPDGHTELFEGRVFGDLVAAKGSAGFGYDPIFRPDGHDRTFGEMTAEEKHGVDWQKGRGLSHRARAFVELSRACLAPGA
- a CDS encoding YraN family protein, which encodes MTGALPDGADRRRAAYRFGHRAEWLALAALMLKGYWPIGRRVSVAGGEIDLVVRRWNTVVFVEVKARAKRDDAREAIDGAKRRRFSRAVRAWIGRNAWCAGATFRADAVFVGHWAWPAHVERVFTIEGL
- the rph gene encoding ribonuclease PH; its protein translation is MRPSKRAADELRPVSLERAVSRYAEGSCLVSFGNTRVLCTASLEERAPPWLRGSGKGWVTAEYAMLPRATHERTRREVGSGKPSGRTQEIQRLIGRSLRAVTNLPAMGERQITIDCDVIQADGGTRTAAITGAWVALHDCFAWMRTRSIISVDPLRDHVAAVSCGLYKGTPVLDLDYAEDSAAETDANFVLTGRGGIVEVQGTAEMEPFTQEQLLELLGLARAGTERLVALQKEAIA
- a CDS encoding response regulator, with the protein product MIADPNDDVLNGVRVLVVEDEAAISMLLEDMLLDFGCAVVGPAARLSSALEMASQEAFEVAILDVNVAGEPIYPVAEAIAKRDLPLVFSTGYGGAGIREPFRDRPVVQKPFSQADLKRTLIGAIRAARD
- a CDS encoding DUF1236 domain-containing protein; translated protein: MKRILRDTVAAALVVAGAATAFAQGGPGGGGAGPGGGGAGGPGGAAGAGAGPAGGGAGGGAGGGMRGGAGGAEGGAMRGPGGAEGGPRGAEPGGAAGRGTEGPGRPGGAAERNGPADRGGPAANPGAGDRGDRGERGGREPGAGPERGNRDAAGPARGDRGPAAERGGRAGARDRGAVRGAVGRLDTRQRTEFRSSITRLGVSPLRDVAFGLAVGTAIPRSITLHRLPPAIIELVPEYEGYDFILVRDDIVIIDPDTYEIVDVIPA
- a CDS encoding alpha/beta hydrolase yields the protein MFRNAAVGALALLCLATAARSGAAEPGTADAPFRPTRPAGYLFVGGRYATAGGKTTASGQMFVEYRAPERVTQPYPIVLVHGTAQTGTNFLGTPDGRPGWADRFAAKGFAVYVVDQVGRGRSGGDPDTYGPYARLPAEDLETVFTGQERFALYPQAKLHTQWPGGAGVRGNAAFDQFYLSQVPYIASALKSEELVDPALVALLETIGPAILLTHSQAGVFGWAVSDQRPDLVKAHVAVEPNGPTFYDIRFKGGAEWYERVGESRARPYGITRVPLHFEPPVSGPADLTVVQAESAAAPDKIRCWLQAEPARRLPNLARVPAVIVTAEASFRATMDDCTAAFLTQAGARPDRLALAEHGIRGNGHMMMLESNSDAVADAIVGWIQGRVRAPAQP
- a CDS encoding MFS family transporter; translated protein: MSASRDDTIGIAPSALDDAADRKRRIWAIVGSSSGNLVEWYDFYCYAFFALYFAPAFFPKGDSTSQLLQTAGIFAVGFFMRPIGGWLFGRIADRVGRRTSMVISVLMMCFGSLLIGILPTYEHVGTLAPVLLLLARMLQGLSVGGEYGTSATYMSEVAIKGRRGFFASFQYVTLIGGQLLASLVLVLLQTVMTGQELTAWGWRIPFFIGAALAVVALYLRRSLAETKDSSDKETAGTFSALAKHWRAFLVVVAYTAGGSLSFYTFTTYMQKYLVNTAGMPKTSASQTMTAVLFVYMIIQPLFGALSDRIGRKANMLLYSGLGTLMVVPLMTALGTNKDPYLAFALISLGLAVVSFYTGISGIVKAELFPTNVRALGVGLSYAVANATFGGTAEFVALWFKDNGMESTFFWYVTVLMAVAFVASLIMPNPKVHGYLDGAGTVEEALGKKPRLAHA
- the hrcA gene encoding heat-inducible transcriptional repressor HrcA, with the protein product MQALAALNERAREIFRQIVESYLTTGEPVGSRNLARILPMALSPASIRNVMADLEHSGLIFAPHTSAGRLPTELGLRFFVDAMLELGDVSQDEQARIEAQMRAAASGHTFDSALAEASTMLSGVSRGAGVVLTTKANVNLKHIEFVRLDPARALVILVSDDGSVENRLVDLPPGLPAGALQEATNFLNARLQGRTLGTLRAEIEAGRKAMKRELDAITERLVDAGLATPVGPSEARQLIVRGQANLLDDLRAVEDLERIRLLFNDLETQKDVIDLLSRAEGGEGVRIFIGSENKLFSLSGSSLIAAPFRDGSQKIVGVVGVIGPTRLNYARIVPMVDYTARVVSKLLDGGR
- the rsmI gene encoding 16S rRNA (cytidine(1402)-2'-O)-methyltransferase, which encodes MTRRFDDPGPAASTRAPSQKLAPDRPRSTTFTAFGLASETEPLSPGLHIVATPIGNLRDITIRALATLAAADAVLAEDTRVTRNLLAHYGITTPLLAYHEHSNDAVRERMVARLRAGEALALVSDAGTPLVSDPGYKLVQAAIEAGIAITPVPGPSAVMTALVAAGLPTDRFFFEGFLPQKAGARRNRLEALLQVPGTLVLFESPHRLPDMLADAAAVLGSERPAAVTRELTKLYETIRRDTLGSLSARFAQEGPPKGEIVVIIGAATAPERTADTDAALDALILAALERHSIKDAASLVSDETGQPRRLVYARALALARDPG
- the hemW gene encoding radical SAM family heme chaperone HemW; this encodes MSSTGPDHPTRDAGFGIYLHWPFCAAKCPYCDFNSHVRRAGVDEPRFLAAFRAEIAHNAARTPGRTVTSIFLGGGTPSLMQPATVAGLLDAVAAHWAVAPDAEVTLEANPSSVEAGRFHGYRAAGVNRVSLGIQALDDASLRTLGRLHDTAQALDAIALAQSAFARTSFDLIYARPGQTPALWRAELAEALARAAEHLSLYQLTIEPGTPFHGLAAAGKLVTPDDEVGRALYDVTQDLCARAGLPAYEISNHARPGAESRHNLLYWRYGEYAGIGPGAHGRLVTPGGRLGTVTERSPEAWLARVEAEGHGIVETEILTAADQADEFLVMGLRLREGIDPDTYAALKGRPLNGNRIGMLIGDGLLERLPGGRIAATARGAPVLNALVAELAA
- a CDS encoding penicillin-binding protein activator, translated to MARPTSARDRLVRVTAPTAALCAVLLSLGGCIGSDLARRATGPQAELTPPAAVPGAPGPAPTPAPMPAAGGGGRIGAGSVKVALVLPLTGQGSTVGAAMRDAAQLAYDEAQQPDLTLLVEDDRGSPDGAREATQEALRQGAEIVLGPLFAGSVQAAAAVARTAGKPVIGFSTDATVANSGVYLLSFLPQPEVDRVIEDAVAGGKRSFAALIPETAYGNAVEAEFREVVARKGARVAAVERYPAGAPVPAVERLARVIAGPGATADALFIPETADAMPTVAAALTKAGFSPARVRPLGTALWNEPSLFALPALQGGRFASPDRVGFSNFSARYQARFGTVPPRVASLAYDAVLLAAALSRRYGSQRFAEATLTNSLGFAGVDGTFRFRPDGQSDRSLAVYEIRNNAATPVSPAPRVLAKPAI